GGGTGTCGTCGAACAGGTCGATCTGGTAATTCCCCGGCACCAGGTGGCTGAAACGGACCCCGATCAGGCGCACCAAAAGCCGCCGGTCGTAGAGCCTTTCGAAAAGGTCCATCACCCGGGGAATCAGGATGTGGTCTGCAGAGGTATACGGGATGCGCAGCTGCCGGGAATACGTGTTGAAGTCCGAATACCGCAGCTTGACCGTGACGCAGGCGGTGAGCTTGCCGCCCCGCCGGAGCTGGAAGGCCAGGTTCTCGGTCATGGCGGTGAGGATACCGCGCAGGCGCACCACGTCGATGGTGTCCCGGTCGAAGGTGCGCTCGGTGGAAATCGACTTCCGCTCGCAGAAGGGGATGACCGGGCGGTTGTCGATACCGTTGGCGCGCTTCCAGATGACCGTGCCATTGGCGCCCAGCACCCGCTGCACCACATCGAGGGGCATTTCCTGCAGGGTCCGGACCTGCCGCAGCCCGAGGTTGCGGAGCGTCTGGTAGGTCTTGTCCCCCACCATCGGGATCTTCTTGATGGACAGGGGGGCCAGGAAAGGCTTCTCGTACCCGAAATCGATCTTGAGCTGGTTGTTGGGCTTCGCCTCCCCCGTGGCCACCTTGGACACTACCTTGTTCACCGAAAGCCCGAAGGAAATGGGCAGGCCGGATTCCCGGATGATGCGCTCCCGGAGTTCAGAGGCGTAGCGGTAGCAGCCAAAAAACCGGTCCATGCCGGACAGGTCCGCGTAGAACTCGTCGATACTCGACTTTTCGAACAGGGGCACCTGTTCCCTGATGATGTCCGTGACCTCGTCCGAGTGTTTGCTGTAGGTACCCGCATTGCCCCGGATGATCACCGCTTCCGGGCAGAGTTCCCGGGCCATCCGCATGGGCATGCCCGAATGCACCCCGTACCCCCGGGTCTCGTAGCTGCAGGCCGCCACCACGCCCCGGTCGCTGAGCCCGCCCACCAGGATCGGCTTGTTTTTCAGGCGGCTGTCCAGCTTGCGTTCCACCGAGACAAAAAAGGTGTCCAGGTCCAGGTGTAGGATAGTTTTTTGCATAGCGTTTCTCAAAAAAAGAGGGAAGCTAATTTATGGATATTTTCCGTTTTTATGGAATTATTCCAATTTATAAATTGTTAAAAATGCCGGGGCGTTGCAGGGCGGGGGGTTAGGTTCGTTAAAGGGCAGGTAGGTAGGTGGGTCAGGGTTCCAATGAATCAAGTTGCGCACCCCCATACTTCGGGATGATCGCAGACAAAAAAAAACGGGGCAATGCCCCGTTTCAAAATCACCTCCAAAAGATCACTTCCGGGAGAGGGTCACTAGGGAGAAAGCTCCCACAGCCATCACCAGGTCGCGGACGGCCACATCCACAAAGCTCCACGTGAGGAGAAGGGAAAGGGCAATAAGCACAAGCCAGGCGGCGACCACGATCCCCCCGATCATCGGACGGAGCAGGACCAGAGCGCCTGCCGCGATCTCCACAATCCCCACCACAGACATGAAAACACCGGCCTCCACCGGGATCAGGTCCAATAAACCGGCAGACACATATTGGGACCAGTCCGTCAGGATATTGGTAAACTTATCCAGTCCGGCCACAATGGGCACCAGGCCAAAAGTATACTGCAATACGCGCTTTACGAGATAAACACTTTCCAGAGTCATAATAAGGGTTTTAGAATTATCACCCTTTGGATGAAACTTAAGGGAATCGGTTACATAAGTGCGAGTATTTCAACTGGGGCATCGGAAATTTTTCGGAGGTACGACCAGTTGTTACCGATTCTCCCCATATCCCTGCCGCTCCATTTCGTCAAAGGCTATCGCCGCATGGGCACTGGCGGCCCCCGCGCTCATTTCGGCGGCAATCCAAATCGCCTCAGAGATTTCCTTCGCCGATGCTCCTGCCTTCAGGGCCTGGGCGGTATGGGCCCGGATACAATACGGGCAGCGGGTGGCATGGCCCACGGCCAGGGCGATCAACTGCTTGGTCCGAACGTCCAGGGCCCCGGGTTTAAAAACCGTTTGGCTAAAGGTGCGCCACGCATCGCTGGTTTCCGGGGTCAGGGCGGCCTGTTTGTTGAACAGCCCCCGGGTAGACCCCGGGAACAGGTTGTCGGATGTGGTACTCATAGCGCACGGGATTCATTGCGCATCCAGGTGAGCACGCCTTCCACCACCCGGTCGCAACGGGCATTCCCGAACTCAAAGACAGTTCTGGTGTCCGTGGCCTTGAAGAGGTATTCCTTCATCATGTTGCGCGCCCGGTGGAGGCGCACCTTGACGTTGCTGTTGCTCAAATCCAGGCTCTTGGAAATCTCCTTGATCTCCAACCCTTCGACTTCCTTAAGCATATACACGATTTTGTATTTCCGGGGCAAGGCGTCAATGGCGTGTTCAATATAGGCCAGGGATTCCCTGTGCATGGTGATACGTTCTGGGTTCATAATGGATTTATCGGGTATTTGGGGTGCCTCCGCATCTTGGTTAATCTCCACGGTGAGCATTTGTTTGCCCTTTCGGATTCGCATCAGGGCTTCGTTGATCCCTATGCGGATGAGCCAGGTCGAAAACTGGGATTCGTTGTTGAACTGCCGCAATTTGCGATACGCCTTGATGTAGGCTTCCTGCATACAGTCTTCTATGTCCTCCTCCCGAGAAAGGTAGCTTCGTATTGTCCTGTACATCAACTCGTTATGTCTTCGCATCAGGACCTCAAAGAGTTCTTTGTCCCCGCCGAGCACAGCTTCGATGATCCACGGGTCGGGCCGGGAGGCTATGTCGCCGGCCTTTTTTTCTTTTGGTGTGGTTTGTATATCCATGAAGGTGTTGTTTCCCATTAGATGCTCCAAAAATCCCCAGGTTACAAATTTGTAACCCGTCGTTCCCTTCTACATCCAATTTACGAATTCGGAAGAAGACTTCCGGTAAAACTATGATTCAGATGAACTACCACGTACAGATCAAATCCATCTCGCGTCTTACCCATGACACACTCTGCCTCCGCCTTTCCAAACCCCACGGATACCGCTATGGGATTGGCCAGGCCATAGAGGTGGCCATCGACAACCCCGGATATGAACAGCAGTTCAGGCCCTTTACCCTGACCAGCCTCCCCTTCGACCCCTACCTGGAGTTGATCGTCAAGGTATACCCCGACCATGGCGGGTTTACCCAGGCGCTGTCCCGTTTAGGGGAGAATGGTCCCCTGATCATCACCGCGGCCTGGGACTCCTACGACTACCGGGGCGAAGGGGTGTTTATTGCAGCCGGTTCCGGAATTACCCCATTTATCCCCATGATCCGCCAACTCTCCCTTTCCGGGCGTATCCCGGGCCACACCCTGCTTTACGCCAACAAGACTGAAGCGGATATCATCCACAAGCAAGCCCTAAATAAAGCCCTGGGCTCCCGGTTCATCAACATCCTGAGCCGTGAATATCATTCCAAGCTCGATTACGGGCGCCTAGACCAGGCCTACCTCAAGGACAAGGTATCGGACTTCTCCGAACATTTCTACATCTGCGGCCCGGAAGCCTTTTCCGGGGCCATCAAGGGATACCTGATCAACCAGGGTGCGGCCGAGGCGCAAATCCAAATAGGATATTGATATGAAGCAAGACGCTCAACCAGGTGCCCGTACCCAAGAATCCCAACGCAATGGGGAGGCCGACCCTGTAAGTCCCGGCGCCGTGGGGGCGCCCGGCATACCCGATCGGTCCAGGGGCGAAAAGATAGACACTATAGCGCATCATTTTGGGAAGATCATGCAGGCCCTGGGGATGGATCTCTCGGATACCAGCCTGGCCGATACCCCCATGCGCGTAGCGCGAATGTATGTGAACGAGACCTTCCGGGGCCTTTCCGCGAAGAATTTCCCCAGAATCTCCTTCTTTGAAAAAGCCCCCGGCACCCCCGAGATGATCGTGGTGAACGACATTACGCTCTATTCCTACTGCGAGCATCACTTTGTCCCCTTTTTTGGCAAAGTCCACGTGGCCTATATCCCGGGTGACCGCTTGCTGGGGCTCTCCAAGGTGAACCGCGTGGTGGATTACCTGAGCAGGAA
This genomic window from Robiginitalea biformata HTCC2501 contains:
- a CDS encoding RNA polymerase sigma factor, yielding MDIQTTPKEKKAGDIASRPDPWIIEAVLGGDKELFEVLMRRHNELMYRTIRSYLSREEDIEDCMQEAYIKAYRKLRQFNNESQFSTWLIRIGINEALMRIRKGKQMLTVEINQDAEAPQIPDKSIMNPERITMHRESLAYIEHAIDALPRKYKIVYMLKEVEGLEIKEISKSLDLSNSNVKVRLHRARNMMKEYLFKATDTRTVFEFGNARCDRVVEGVLTWMRNESRAL
- a CDS encoding carboxymuconolactone decarboxylase family protein is translated as MSTTSDNLFPGSTRGLFNKQAALTPETSDAWRTFSQTVFKPGALDVRTKQLIALAVGHATRCPYCIRAHTAQALKAGASAKEISEAIWIAAEMSAGAASAHAAIAFDEMERQGYGENR
- a CDS encoding FAD-binding oxidoreductase, with the protein product MNYHVQIKSISRLTHDTLCLRLSKPHGYRYGIGQAIEVAIDNPGYEQQFRPFTLTSLPFDPYLELIVKVYPDHGGFTQALSRLGENGPLIITAAWDSYDYRGEGVFIAAGSGITPFIPMIRQLSLSGRIPGHTLLYANKTEADIIHKQALNKALGSRFINILSREYHSKLDYGRLDQAYLKDKVSDFSEHFYICGPEAFSGAIKGYLINQGAAEAQIQIGY
- the dinB gene encoding DNA polymerase IV, encoding MQKTILHLDLDTFFVSVERKLDSRLKNKPILVGGLSDRGVVAACSYETRGYGVHSGMPMRMARELCPEAVIIRGNAGTYSKHSDEVTDIIREQVPLFEKSSIDEFYADLSGMDRFFGCYRYASELRERIIRESGLPISFGLSVNKVVSKVATGEAKPNNQLKIDFGYEKPFLAPLSIKKIPMVGDKTYQTLRNLGLRQVRTLQEMPLDVVQRVLGANGTVIWKRANGIDNRPVIPFCERKSISTERTFDRDTIDVVRLRGILTAMTENLAFQLRRGGKLTACVTVKLRYSDFNTYSRQLRIPYTSADHILIPRVMDLFERLYDRRLLVRLIGVRFSHLVPGNYQIDLFDDTQEALNLYAAMDRIRERFGDKSVLRASGMGARTIGRMQNPFNGQPPTVLAHRKQ
- the folE gene encoding GTP cyclohydrolase I FolE, which encodes MKQDAQPGARTQESQRNGEADPVSPGAVGAPGIPDRSRGEKIDTIAHHFGKIMQALGMDLSDTSLADTPMRVARMYVNETFRGLSAKNFPRISFFEKAPGTPEMIVVNDITLYSYCEHHFVPFFGKVHVAYIPGDRLLGLSKVNRVVDYLSRKPHLQERLTREIADTLSELLQTRHVAVFVEAQHLCVASRGVRDAKSITRTGCYLGQFQNTHTRAEFMASLKMQGSL